A genomic stretch from Dissulfurispira thermophila includes:
- a CDS encoding transposase: MDTIYHKRRPDATRNIQEEFNLKNTTVYGGYNLIADFIKAKRLEAILGKCVGIKKADWCTYEFSFILRCLIDGYILGMERTKHFEALEEENLIKEKLGVKKLPDYTTLNKDLKRFKDEGDIEGLKAFGMRLIRSSDVHTSAGSVEFMRGIDKKMGQIVKRYKKLKRRGKVLARFDEGFDSEENYKEAEELGWGYVGKVRCFNPLKLNIFGIKRWRKVGNSSRDIEVASITYKAGRWSKGRRVVIIRWQDDGGTQGSFFDELNYNYAAFVTNLNWAEEDIYGFYNNRGTVENRIKEAKYGFGIDKIPTDEFYANYAALQLKMIAYNLVSLFQAEVMDMGTLRMSIRSIRKMFINIAGKLIKRGRQRILKLAEDYIYKDRHLKMREQLASI; the protein is encoded by the coding sequence ATGGATACAATATATCACAAAAGAAGGCCTGATGCAACAAGAAATATACAAGAGGAATTCAATCTGAAGAATACCACAGTATATGGCGGGTACAATCTTATAGCTGATTTTATAAAGGCAAAGAGATTAGAGGCAATACTGGGTAAATGCGTAGGGATAAAGAAGGCGGATTGGTGCACATATGAATTTTCCTTTATATTGAGGTGTCTCATAGACGGTTACATCTTAGGGATGGAGAGGACGAAACATTTTGAGGCACTTGAAGAGGAGAATCTAATAAAAGAGAAACTGGGGGTGAAAAAACTTCCTGATTATACGACACTAAACAAGGATTTAAAGAGGTTCAAAGACGAAGGCGATATAGAGGGGTTGAAGGCATTTGGCATGAGGCTTATAAGGAGTAGTGATGTTCATACCTCGGCGGGGAGTGTTGAATTTATGAGGGGGATAGATAAGAAGATGGGGCAAATAGTAAAGAGATACAAAAAACTCAAGAGGAGGGGCAAGGTACTGGCGAGGTTTGATGAAGGATTTGATTCAGAAGAAAACTATAAGGAGGCGGAGGAACTTGGCTGGGGATATGTGGGGAAGGTAAGGTGTTTTAATCCATTAAAGCTCAACATATTTGGGATAAAGAGGTGGAGGAAGGTTGGGAACAGTTCACGAGATATAGAGGTTGCATCAATCACATATAAGGCAGGCAGATGGAGCAAAGGCAGGCGTGTAGTAATCATAAGGTGGCAAGATGATGGCGGGACACAGGGGAGTTTTTTTGATGAACTCAACTATAACTATGCAGCGTTTGTAACGAATCTGAATTGGGCAGAGGAAGATATATATGGATTTTACAACAACAGGGGGACAGTAGAGAATCGGATAAAGGAGGCAAAATACGGATTTGGGATAGACAAGATACCGACAGATGAGTTTTATGCTAATTATGCAGCACTCCAGCTTAAGATGATAGCATACAATCTTGTATCGTTATTTCAGGCAGAGGTAATGGATATGGGGACACTGCGTATGAGCATAAGGAGTATAAGGAAGATGTTTATCAACATAGCTGGTAAGCTTATAAAGAGGGGCAGGCAAAGGATATTAAAGCTTGCAGAGGATTACATTTACAAAGACAGGCACTTAAAGATGAGGGAACAATTAGCCAGTATTTGA
- the gatA gene encoding Asp-tRNA(Asn)/Glu-tRNA(Gln) amidotransferase subunit GatA, giving the protein MKLNELTISELRRLLDNREVKPQEVLNDVYGRIDAVEDKVKSYITITRDSAYEMAKDAEQSIIDNKTSLLTGIPVAVKDNMCTKGILTTCASKILYNFIPPYESTVTERLKEQGYILTGKTNLDEFAMGSSTENSGFHATRNPWDLDRVPGGSSGGSAAAVAADECIAALGSDTGGSIRQPAALCGVVGLKPTYGRVSRYGLVAFASSLDQIGPITKNITDAAIMLNAIAGHDPNDSTSAPIDVPDFVKVLGQEIKGLKIGIPKEYFIDGMDRDVEESVHSAIKKLESLGAIPVEVSMPHTSYAVAVYYILATSEASSNLARYDGVKYGFRADAKDLLEMYMNTRAHGFGSEVKRRIMLGTYALSAGYYDAYYKKGQQVRTLIKQDFDNAFKKVDALVTPTSPTPAFKIGEKATDPLQMYLSDIFTISVNLAGVPAISIPCGFTQDNLPIGLQIIGKYFDEGSILKIAYAYEQSTEWHLRRPNL; this is encoded by the coding sequence TTGAAACTCAACGAATTGACTATCTCTGAATTAAGAAGGCTTCTTGACAACAGGGAAGTAAAACCTCAGGAAGTCCTTAACGATGTTTATGGACGCATAGATGCAGTAGAAGATAAGGTAAAGTCATATATCACAATTACAAGGGATTCTGCCTATGAAATGGCAAAGGACGCAGAACAGTCAATTATTGACAATAAGACATCCCTTCTGACAGGAATACCTGTTGCAGTAAAAGACAATATGTGCACAAAAGGAATATTGACCACATGTGCATCAAAGATTCTATATAATTTTATCCCTCCATATGAAAGCACTGTTACAGAAAGATTAAAAGAACAAGGATACATACTTACAGGAAAGACAAACCTTGATGAGTTTGCAATGGGCTCTTCTACAGAAAACTCAGGTTTTCATGCAACAAGAAATCCATGGGATTTAGATCGTGTGCCGGGTGGAAGCAGCGGGGGGTCAGCGGCGGCTGTTGCGGCTGATGAGTGCATCGCTGCATTAGGCTCAGATACCGGAGGCTCAATAAGGCAGCCTGCTGCACTCTGTGGGGTAGTTGGTTTAAAGCCAACTTATGGCAGGGTCTCACGATATGGACTTGTTGCATTTGCATCATCTTTGGATCAGATAGGTCCGATTACAAAAAATATTACCGATGCTGCAATAATGCTTAATGCAATAGCTGGGCATGATCCTAATGACTCGACATCTGCACCAATAGATGTCCCTGACTTTGTAAAGGTGCTTGGTCAAGAAATAAAAGGATTGAAGATTGGCATTCCAAAGGAATACTTTATAGATGGAATGGATAGAGATGTAGAAGAGTCTGTGCATTCAGCAATAAAAAAGCTCGAATCACTGGGAGCAATTCCTGTTGAGGTCTCGATGCCTCATACATCTTATGCAGTTGCCGTATATTATATACTTGCTACATCAGAGGCATCGTCAAACCTTGCAAGATATGATGGAGTGAAATATGGATTCAGGGCAGATGCAAAGGACCTTCTTGAAATGTATATGAATACGAGGGCACATGGGTTTGGCTCTGAAGTGAAGAGAAGGATTATGTTAGGCACATATGCCTTGTCTGCTGGATATTATGATGCTTATTACAAAAAAGGGCAGCAAGTGAGGACATTAATAAAACAAGATTTTGATAATGCATTTAAAAAAGTAGATGCACTTGTAACACCAACATCACCGACTCCAGCATTTAAGATTGGTGAGAAGGCAACAGACCCACTTCAGATGTATTTGTCAGACATCTTTACAATATCTGTCAATCTCGCTGGCGTGCCAGCTATTTCGATACCATGCGGTTTCACACAGGACAACCTCCCCATCGGACTTCAGATTATAGGTAAATATTTTGATGAAGGCTCAATATTAAAGATTGCTTATGCTTATGAGCAGAGCACAGAGTGGCATTTAAGGAGACCTAATTTGTAG
- a CDS encoding nucleotide pyrophosphohydrolase: MQGLIQKLRHFAKERDWDKFHSPKNLAMSLSVEVSEIVELFQWMSEEESYNLNPEKLQRLKEEIGDVMIYLAKLADKFGIDPIDAAKEKIKINEKKYPVSKVKGKAKKYNEY; the protein is encoded by the coding sequence ATGCAAGGGCTTATCCAGAAATTAAGACACTTTGCTAAAGAAAGGGATTGGGATAAGTTTCACTCTCCGAAGAATCTTGCTATGTCGCTTAGCGTTGAGGTCTCTGAGATTGTTGAGTTGTTTCAGTGGATGTCAGAGGAGGAAAGCTATAACTTAAATCCTGAGAAGCTCCAGCGCCTTAAGGAAGAGATTGGTGATGTGATGATTTATCTCGCAAAATTAGCAGATAAATTCGGTATTGACCCCATTGATGCAGCAAAGGAGAAGATTAAGATAAATGAAAAGAAATATCCTGTTAGCAAGGTGAAGGGAAAAGCAAAAAAGTATAATGAGTATTAA